From Triticum urartu cultivar G1812 chromosome 2, Tu2.1, whole genome shotgun sequence, a single genomic window includes:
- the LOC125533765 gene encoding putative wall-associated receptor kinase-like 16 has product MQVFLQLGLGLVLLASQYAPGTAVPSSGCRRQCGTVEIPYPFGIDPGCSLAEGFDLSCKVQDGVQKPFKGAFEVLDISLTEGTTRVLNYILGYCYNTSTGSMEYFGRYAGFNEGDPSSPYRFSDVQNKFTVIGCNALILIYDFDATGYQGLGVATCRNLSDLVDGSCSGMGCSQTAIPKRMYYYDIAFSEIVNTSEIWEFNRCSYVVLMEAAAFKFSTAYVSTNKFNETYDGRVPMILDWAMRDVKSCDVAEQNKTGTYACLSSNSKCVNSTNDQGYMCNCTNGYEGNPYLRDGCKDVNECNHNPCPSDGFCRNIGGEYQCSCGLGKKYIQKSNTCNTNIVLTIGVTMGIFGLMVIIMFTVFCGQIIMQKRKLKKVKQEYFHQHGGLLLFDKMKSEKGLAFNVFSEAELIHATDNFDNSRILGKGGHGTVYKGILKNMPVAIKRCAVVDERQKKEFGQEMLILSQINHKNIVKLLGCCLEVEVPILVYEFVLNGTLFELIHGRNQALQISFSTLLRIAHEAAEGLSFLHSYASPPIIHGDVKTSNILLDDNYMAKVSDFGASILAPSDKEQFVTMVQGTCGYLDPEYMQTCQLTDKSDVYSFGVILLEILTGQLPLKLEGSEKQRSLSLIFLSAMKENNLDAVLASHVKGQESMELLTGLADLAKKCLDMCGENRPSMKEVADELNRLRKLSVHPWARLDIETNAENLLGGESTSGYEIELSGYPTGESEDLPINPGSSYYAR; this is encoded by the exons ATGCAAGTGTTCTTGCAGCTTGGACTCGGTCTCGTATTGCTTGCATCACAGTATGCACCTGGAACTGCGGTTCCTAGTTCAGGATGCCGAAGACAGTGCGGTACTGTTGAAATACCGTACCCATTCGGCATCGACCCGGGCTGCTCGCTCGCAGAAGGCTTCGACCTCAGTTGCAAGGTCCAAGATGGCGTCCAGAAGCCATTCAAGGGTGCCTTTGAGGTGCTCGACATTTCTTTGACCGAAGGCACGACCCGGGTGCTTAATTACATCCTGGGGTACTGCTACAACACCTCCACAGGGAGCATGGAGTATTTTGGCCGATATGCGGGGTTCAATGAAGGAGATCCTTCTTCTCCCTACCGGTTCTCCGACGTCCAGAACAAGTTCACGGTCATCGGGTGCAACGCCCTCATCTTGATATACGACTTTGATGCCACGGGCTACCAGGGCTTGGGCGTCGCAACATGCCGCAATTTGTCTGACTTGGTGGACGGATCCTGCTCCGGCATGGGCTGCTCCCAGACTGCAATACCGAAGAGGATGTACTACTATGACATAGCCTTCTCAGAAATAGTCAACACAAGTGAAATTTGGGAGTTCAACCGTTGTAGCTATGTGGTACTGATGGAGGCCGCGGCATTCAAGTTCAGCACTGCCTACGTAAGCACAAATAAGTTCAATGAAACATATGATGGACGGGTGCCAATGATTCTTGACTGGGCTATGAGAGATGTGAAGTCATGTGATGTTGCAGAACAGAATAAGACGGGCACTTATGCATGCCTCAGCAGCAACAGCAAATGCGTGAATTCCACCAATGATCAAGGTTACATGTGTAATTGCACCAATGGTTATGAAGGCAACCCTTATCTTCGAGATGGATGCAAAG ACGTTAATGAATGCAATCACAACCCATGCCCTTCAGATGGTTTTTGTCGCAATATCGGTGGAGAATACCAGTGTTCTTGTGGACTTGGGAAAAAATATATCCAAAAAAGCAATACATGCAACACTAATATTGTCTTAACAATAG GAGTTACAATGGGAATATTCGGCCTAATGGTCATCATCATGTTCACAGTTTTTTGCGGGCAGATTATAATGCAAAAGAGAAAATTGAAAAAAGTTAAGCAGGAGTATTTTCATCAGCATGGAGGCTTACTTTTGTTTGACAAGATGAAATCAGAAAAAGGTCTTGCTTTCAATGTATTTTCAGAAGCTGAACTCATACATGCAACTGACAACTTCGACAATAGTAGGATACTTGGAAAAGGAGGCCATGGAACGGTCTATAAAGGGATACTAAAGAACATGCCTGTTGCAATTAAAAGATGTGCGGTAGTTGACGAAAGACAAAAGAAGGAATTTGGCCAAGAGATGCTTATTTTGTCCCAAATCAATCACAAGAACATTGTCAAACTCTTGGGTTGTTGCCTTGAGGTGGAAGTTCCAATTCTAGTATATGAGTTTGTCCTAAACGGTACACTATTCGAGCTTATCCATGGCAGAAACCAAGCATTGCAAATATCCTTTAGCACTCTCTTAAGGATTGCTCATGAAGCAGCCGAAGGACTCAGCTTCCTGCATTCATATGCGTCTCCCCCAATAATTCACGGTGATGTAAAAACTTCCAACATCTTGCTTGATGATAACTATATGGCCAAAGTGTCAGACTTCGGAGCTTCCATACTAGCCCCATCTGATAAAGAGCAGTTTGTCACAATGGTTCAAGGTACTTGTGGTTACCTTGACCCCGAATACATGCAAACATGTCAGTTAACAGACAAAAGTGACGTATACAGCTTTGGAGTTATCCTTTTGGAGATCCTCACGGGTCAGCTGCCACTGAAGCTTGAGGGGTCTGAGAAGCAAAGAAGCTTGTCATTGATTTTCCTATCTGCAATGAAGGAAAATAATCTAGATGCCGTGTTGGCGAGCCACGTGAAAGGTCAAGAGAGCATGGAGTTACTGACAGGACTTGCGGACCTAGCTAAGAAGTGCCTAGATATGTGTGGTGAAAATAGGCCCTCTATGAAAGAGGTTGCCGATGAGCTCAACCGATTGAGGAAACTTTCAGTGCATCCTTGGGCACGACTCGACATCGAGACAAATGCTGAAAACCTTCTCGGAGGAGAATCTACGAGTGGGTATGAAATAGAATTAAGCGGGTATCCAACGGGTGAAAGTGAGGACCTACCCATAAACCCAGGAAGTTCCTATTATGCAAGGTGA